The DNA segment ACTTCTGGAAGGGAAGCCTTGGCGTAACTAGTAAAGTTGCTTCCATGTGACCAGAAGGTCACGGGTTCGAACTatgaaaacagcctcttgcagaaatgcagggtaaggctgcttacaatagacctttgtggtccggcccttctccAGACCACGCGCATAGCGGGAGTTTAGTGCACCAAGCTGtccttttttctttagacttCTGATTTGTCCGTGCAGGTAAGTTTGAGCGGAGTTATGGAGACGAAGGCTGTGAAATATACGAACAATAACCAAATAACTGAGGATGTTTACGGGACCCTTGTGGCGAAAAACACTATTGCAGCTAACCATGATCACTTCCTTATTTACTACCTTGATCTTGATATTGATGGTACTGATAATTCATTCCTAAAAGCCAAACTGAAAACTAGAAGAGTGAAGGACTCAAAAATTTTACCTAGGAAGAGTTATTGGAAAGCTGTTAAGGAAACTATGAAAACAGAAAATGAGGCTAAGACACACATAGGACTAGAACCAGCTGAATTGTTGATTGTAAATccaaataagaaaacaaagattGGAAATGGTGCATCTTATCGACTAATACCTAGTCGACCAGCCATGTCCTTGCTATCGTACGATGACTACCCTCAACTTCGAGCAGCTTATACAAAGTATCAACTGTGGGTGACACCATACAACAAATCAGAAAGATGGGCCGGGGGATTCTACGCTGATAGGAGTCAAGGAGATGATGGCCTAGCAATCTGGAGTCGCAGGTAACTTTACCATGTAACAGTCCAtcccactagtgatattgtctACATTAAACCTAAAGTCCACACAACTTTAAGACGCATAACTAAGGTCTAAGGCTTACTTCTTTAAATAACCAGCATTTCTCTCGTGTTTTGCCACGTGGAATTTGCCTAGGGTGTTACATATTAGATTTTCCAAGTGTGGCCTTGTTGTCTCAAGATCTGCATTTCTTGAACTTATCACGATTGATTAGTACATCGTAGATGTTTTTTTAATCTTCTTTTTTTACTTGATCAATGATATTATACAAGCTGACTTTTTGGTGTATATATGCAGGAATAGGCATATTGCAAACAAGGATATTGTGCTTTGGTACACTGTTGGTTTACATCATGTACCATGCCAAGAAGATTTTCCTGTAATGCCTTCAATTTATGATGGTTTCGAGCTCCGGCCAACAAACTTCTTTGAAAGAAATCCATTGCTGAAACAATGATATACCTTGATAAGCTGATATATAATTTGAGCAAATGcaaatttcaaattcttctaTTAAACATTTAGCTCATATGTAAGATGGCTTTGATGATTCTTTTAACTCTACTACATAAAGTGTACTAGTAAATTTGTTGTAATTTATATGGAGAACAAATCGCCTGAAAGACGACCATCCACTTTCATTTTGAGCGTAGACCAACATGTACTGATGTACATCACACGACTGATACTAGTTGTGTGAGTGTGTTTTGACAAGTTGAATTTGTGGGAGCTGAAATCTTCTATAACATAAGAATTGGGTCCAAAAATTTCACTCGTCAAACATAGACAATCCCCATGTGTCAGTTGTGTAAGGCGCAAAGTAAAGTTTATCCAGAAATGTGTGTGTTAGGTAATAAAACAATCAATTTGCACAAACTATAAAGCAAAAGACAACATTTCTAGATTAAATTCTTCTTTTGCAAACAAAACTGGAGACAAAATTTGATATAAGGATAGGCAGataggaagaaagaaaaaaaaacaagctAACAAACTTTTGATCACAAAATAGCCAATCTAGAATAGTTTCTTCCAAACAGGGTGCTTCATCCAAACACTTTCCACCATAGAATCAATTGGAATTCCCTTTGTTTCAGGCAACAGGAAGATAACAAACAATCCCATAACGACGATCCATccggagaagaagaagaaaatataggCTTGCATTGTGCAGAGCATTGTCAAGAATGCCTGTGCAATGAGGGAAGTGAAGAGCATGTTGGTGCTGACCGCGAACGCAAAACCAGCCGTTCTTGTTTCCAAAGGGAATGTCTCACTTGGAATTAGCCACCCGAGCGGTCCCCATGACCACGCGAACGACATTACATACGTGCACACCAGAAGAACTACCACTGCTGCTAGTGTCCTGTCCAATGTTCCTGTCTCCCTCAAATTTGTTACCAATATAGCTCCAATTGCAATCTGCAACATTAAAATCAAACTTCTATCAGCAAAAAAGAACAAACAAAGGCATCGCAATTTGATATTATAGTCTGTGATAGAAACATACTCCCTCagtcccaatttatgtggcacATCTCGGCTAACAAGGGTTGTAGTTGAACTATATACAAACAGCTCTAGCTGGAAAGGGGATAAGCTCGACAAAGACTTCGAAGGAAAGGAGGTAACCAGCTACTAGACCGAAAGGAAGGGGGTTTACCAATTGATCAATAAGTAGTTGCGGGGGAAACTGGTCCTACTCCTTAGCCAGGATCAAACTCTTCCTTTCCGGTTACATTGGCTTGGCCTTTATTTTGAGAGTCAAATTTCTTAATTTTTACCAAGAATTCAGACATAGAATCTCGAAATTTTTGAAGTAAAATGTACATTTTTGAAAACTATGTAAAAAGTACTATAActcacaataattaataattcaaaatatttatatgaATCACCCTAAAAAGCTCAAACGATACCATATAAATTGGGGCGGAGGGAGTATTAGCCCAAGGGTGGTTAATTGAATTcttgaaaatttgaaattttagaGTAGTGGCAAAGGGATTCAGAAAAATGTGTTTGATCACGAATTTGACTCTTGATAGTGATATTTTAGCTTTTTGTGAATCCATTTGCGACAAATTCTGCCTCCGCCACTGCTAACAATTTAATCAATCATGCAAGTAGTTTTTTTTATGAATAGTGTACCTGAGAAATTAACATTTGGCAACAAGCTTGGAGGAGCAATTTTCTTCTTCCAACCTTGTCAACAAGATAGATGGAAATAAATGTACTCCCAACATTAACAAGTCCAGTAATAACAGAGGATAGAAGCGAGCCATCGGTCTTAAAACCCATAGTCTGGAAAAGAACAGGCGCGTAAAACATAATGGCGTTGATTCCAGTAAATTGTTGGAAGATTTGCAACAAAATTGCAATCACAAGTGGCGGAATACTAGCAGCCTTAGCTAAGTTCCTGAATGGATGTTTTACTTGCTTAGCTTGTTCACACGACGCGACAATTTCTTGATACTCAGACTCGACTTCACTGACACCCCTAATCTTTTTGAGTGCGGCCTTGCCCTGTACCTCTTTGCCGCGCTCAATTAGACTCGTGGGGGTGTCAGTGATGACAAAGGAACCAATAAGTAGAACCATAGCTGGGACAGCTGCAAAGCCAAGTGACATTCTCCAACCATTTGGGTGAATCATTGAAGTTCCATAGTTAACAAGATTTGCTATGAATATTCCTATTGTTACAAAGAGTTGGAAGAGAATATTCACTGCTCCTCTGTGTTGGATTGGTGCTACTTCAGTCAGAAATAGTGGAACTGTctgaaaaaattccaaaaaaaaaaaaggaaaaaaaaagagaacttaGACCTAAGTATAATTCACGTGTCAAGTAgacattttaaatttgttttccaAGACTTGGTTATGAcataaataatttttgaaaaaagagacttaatttttttgaaatatttttcccTATTTTTTGTTAGATTGTAAAAAATACTTTTCGGATAAATTATCTTATTAAAAATTAATGATAATATTAGCAAATCAGATAGCGTTTTGATGAAATGTTTGAATAGTATTAAACGATGAGAATAATATCTAAATGTTGGTTAACAAAGTGCTATGAAGTTACGAGTTGAGATAATTATGAAAGAAATTGACTTCCGtcgaaaattattttctaacaaGCAAACACTAAAAGAAATCTTATTTTCTGGAAAAAATTCACACTCCCAAAtacttagaaatttggaattgaATGAAAGATATTATAAAGTTGCAACCATTTCAGAATATTCTATGAATCTTGAGTATTAAGTTCTATGCACGactgttaaaaaaaaaattatacgaTCATGTCACGTAAAACGTAAATTCAATGCAAATAATTCTttacacaaatattaattggTAACCTTATAAAAATGGGAAGCGATCTTCTATTAAAAGATCAATCTGCACTAATATCCCAAGAAAATCTTTACTCTATCAGTGTATATAACGGTAAACATAATCATTTTATTAATACGTACCTCATTTCCAAAGCCAACACCAATACCAAATAAAATTCTACCACAAATGAGCATCCATCTGTTATCCGCGGCGGCGCTCAAGGCAGCTCCGCCGATGAAAAACATAGCAGCCATGAAAATGGTTGGTCTTCTCCCTAATTTAGTGGCAGCTTTCGACGCGAAAAAGCTCGCAACGAGAGCCGATAAGTACAAGGATGAAGTGAAGAGTTGGAGAAGTTGATCGTTATATTTACAGTAGTTATTCTCTTTTGCATGTAGCTTTCTTTCATAAACATGTGGGAAAAATTTTACCAAGAAATCATCCATTCCTGAAACTCCTCCTGATTTaataaatccaaaaataaaatcaacataAATTAATGTTTTGCACTTCTTGATGCAAAACCACATAAGAAATACAGTGGATTCATCCCAATCCAGTATTTTTTATGCGAAACATGAAAATCTACTaaaattccaaataaatattagaT comes from the Nicotiana tabacum cultivar K326 chromosome 14, ASM71507v2, whole genome shotgun sequence genome and includes:
- the LOC107832320 gene encoding sugar transport protein 8-like — encoded protein: MANAQTNNSKITIYALSCWIFAAFGGLMFGYDIGISGGVSGMDDFLVKFFPHVYERKLHAKENNYCKYNDQLLQLFTSSLYLSALVASFFASKAATKLGRRPTIFMAAMFFIGGAALSAAADNRWMLICGRILFGIGVGFGNETVPLFLTEVAPIQHRGAVNILFQLFVTIGIFIANLVNYGTSMIHPNGWRMSLGFAAVPAMVLLIGSFVITDTPTSLIERGKEVQGKAALKKIRGVSEVESEYQEIVASCEQAKQVKHPFRNLAKAASIPPLVIAILLQIFQQFTGINAIMFYAPVLFQTMGFKTDGSLLSSVITGLVNVGSTFISIYLVDKVGRRKLLLQACCQMLISQIAIGAILVTNLRETGTLDRTLAAVVVLLVCTYVMSFAWSWGPLGWLIPSETFPLETRTAGFAFAVSTNMLFTSLIAQAFLTMLCTMQAYIFFFFSGWIVVMGLFVIFLLPETKGIPIDSMVESVWMKHPVWKKLF